In Apostichopus japonicus isolate 1M-3 chromosome 3, ASM3797524v1, whole genome shotgun sequence, a single genomic region encodes these proteins:
- the LOC139960668 gene encoding origin recognition complex subunit 6-like, protein MSQLQHFQDTAKKMGILSNSVCRRAVELDRLCQVRCSGGGLASLSFTGSCRTVLCLELAATSQGERFDQKLAVKLSGLTSTSYKSSLQTLRRLLELEESYSLRDIAVKFGCSEAVTKAQEMLARYVKDFEVTASDRTKDDVDFNRPLFSCSALYAVCRQMKIKVDKSKMIELAGVKRTAFDRLVAILQNLEKEPQDGKSSKAKKRVKHWLDDLEELADEEDLKKKRKSLEAESKDEEDDYEEWKRKILAATESCDT, encoded by the exons GTAGAGTTGGACCGTCTATGCCAAGTAAGGTGCTCCGGTGGTGGACTGGCGTCCCTTAGCTTCACTGGATCCTGTCGAACTGTTCTCTGTTTAGAGCTGGCAGCAACATCACAGGGAGAAAGATTTGATCAA AAGTTAGCAGTCAAATTATCAGGACTTACATCAACCAGTTACAAATCATCTCTGCAAACGTTAAGACGACTGTTAGAATTAGAAGAAAGTTACTCATTGCGGGATATTGCTGTCAAGTTTGGCTGCTCAGAAGCAGTAACAAAAGCTCAGGAGATGCTAGCCAg ATACGTAAAAGATTTTGAAGTGACTGCCTCAGACAGGACCAAGGATGATGTTGACTTTAATCGACCTCTCTTCTCATGTTCAGCTCTTTACGCTGTTTGCAG GCAGATGAAAATAAAAGTGGATAAATCCAAGATGATTGAGCTGGCTGGGGTTAAGAGGACTGCTTTTGATAGATTAGTGGCGATACTACAGAATCTAGAGAAGGAACCACAAGATG GGAAATCTTCAAAAGCCAAGAAAAGGGTAAAGCATTGGCTGGATGACTTAGAAGAGCTTGCTGATGAAG aagatttgaaaaagaaaagaaaaagccTCGAAGCTGAATCCAAAGATGAGGAGGACGACTATGAGGAAtggaaaagaaagatattaGCAGCAACAGAGTCATGTGACACTTGA